A single region of the Polymorphum gilvum SL003B-26A1 genome encodes:
- a CDS encoding LysR family transcriptional regulator → MPRRDRDPEIQLRQLRYVIAAAEHGSFRQAALAVGVRESAISRRIRDLEDDAGAALFIRYQRGVTLTEAGKNFVRRARRAINEIDLAVKEVGAAGRVEEGVLRIGIFTSLASGFIAELLERYREQHPGVRTKFVEGAPADHVAAVRLHEIDVAFLTGQPRATGCEVTRLWCERVFVVLPDTHELAAKERIEWADLRGRHFIVSEAEPGPEIHDYLVKHLAELGHHPSVERCPVYNRDTLMQMVALGEGITLTSEATTGTMFPGVAYRLLMTDVLPFCAVWSPRNDNPALRRMLSLARSLSKKRFGSPPINPDGWT, encoded by the coding sequence TTGCCTCGACGTGACCGCGATCCAGAAATCCAGCTCCGACAGCTTCGCTATGTGATCGCGGCGGCCGAGCATGGCAGCTTCCGGCAAGCGGCGCTCGCGGTCGGCGTGCGGGAATCGGCGATCAGCCGGCGCATCCGCGATCTGGAGGACGACGCCGGGGCGGCGCTGTTCATCCGCTATCAGCGCGGCGTGACGCTCACCGAGGCCGGCAAGAACTTCGTGAGGCGCGCGCGACGCGCGATCAACGAGATTGATCTAGCCGTCAAGGAGGTCGGTGCGGCCGGCCGGGTCGAGGAAGGCGTGCTTCGGATCGGCATTTTCACCTCGCTCGCGTCGGGCTTCATCGCCGAGCTGCTGGAGCGCTACCGCGAGCAGCATCCCGGCGTCCGCACGAAGTTCGTGGAGGGCGCTCCGGCCGATCACGTCGCGGCCGTGCGGCTGCACGAGATCGATGTCGCCTTCCTCACAGGCCAACCGCGAGCGACGGGATGCGAGGTGACGCGGCTCTGGTGCGAGCGCGTCTTCGTCGTCCTGCCGGACACGCACGAGCTGGCCGCGAAGGAACGGATCGAATGGGCCGATCTGCGCGGGCGGCACTTCATCGTCAGCGAGGCCGAGCCCGGCCCCGAGATCCACGACTATCTCGTGAAGCATCTCGCGGAGCTTGGCCATCATCCGAGCGTCGAGCGATGCCCGGTCTACAACAGGGACACGCTAATGCAGATGGTGGCGTTGGGTGAAGGGATCACGCTGACCAGCGAGGCCACGACCGGCACGATGTTTCCGGGCGTGGCCTATCGGCTGCTTATGACGGATGTGCTGCCGTTCTGCGCGGTCTGGTCGCCGCGCAACGACAATCCCGCGCTGCGCCGGATGCTGAGCCTCGCCAGGAGCCTGTCGAAGAAGCGCTTCGGTTCGCCGCCGATCAACCCTGACGGTTGGACGTGA
- a CDS encoding DUF2274 domain-containing protein, whose amino-acid sequence MTKLKLGPIADDKPVKVAVELPAALARDLAAYASLLARESGQPIADPMKLIVPMLERFIATDRGFAKARRTVTSNRQG is encoded by the coding sequence ATGACGAAGCTCAAACTCGGTCCGATCGCCGACGACAAACCGGTCAAGGTCGCGGTCGAGTTGCCCGCCGCGCTGGCGCGCGACCTTGCCGCTTACGCCTCCCTGCTGGCCCGAGAATCCGGCCAGCCGATCGCCGATCCGATGAAGCTGATCGTGCCGATGCTGGAGCGTTTCATTGCCACCGATCGCGGCTTCGCCAAGGCGCGCCGGACGGTCACGTCCAACCGTCAGGGTTGA
- a CDS encoding TrbI/VirB10 family protein — protein MTDTENNAAPPMRLRTEAPRVTRLSRKVLAGAGLVVSLGIGGALIYALQTRDRGADGEELYSTENRATADGLAGLPRDYTGPILGPALPGDLGRPILSAQNEGKPITPTAVPNPTVDQEEQRRRAEEEAARTSRVFFQTETRTATNSGIGAEAGAAAGAGMPNLTGLGLGGTMAQDRQNAFLNAAVDRRTTATDRVMAPASPFVLQAGAVIPAALITGIRSDLPGQITAQVTESIYDSPTGRILLVPQGTRIIGQYDNSVQFGQRRVLLVWNRLIFPNGRSIVLERQPGADTQGYAGLEDGVDYHWWDLAKAAGLSTLLAVGAELATSDEDRLIRAIRDGSQDTINQAGQQIIQRQLQVLPTLTIRPGFPVRVIVTRDLVLEPYRG, from the coding sequence ATGACCGATACCGAGAACAACGCAGCCCCGCCGATGCGCCTTCGCACCGAGGCCCCGCGCGTCACCCGCCTTTCGCGCAAAGTGCTGGCGGGCGCTGGCCTCGTCGTCTCGCTCGGCATCGGCGGCGCTCTGATCTATGCGCTCCAGACCCGCGATCGCGGCGCGGACGGCGAGGAGCTGTATTCGACCGAGAACCGCGCCACGGCCGACGGGCTCGCGGGCCTTCCCCGCGACTATACCGGGCCGATCCTCGGGCCGGCGCTGCCCGGCGATCTCGGCCGCCCGATCCTCAGCGCGCAGAATGAGGGCAAGCCAATCACGCCGACCGCTGTGCCGAACCCGACCGTGGATCAGGAGGAGCAGCGGCGACGCGCCGAGGAGGAGGCCGCGCGCACCAGCCGCGTCTTCTTCCAGACGGAGACCCGCACGGCCACCAATTCCGGCATCGGCGCCGAGGCGGGCGCGGCCGCCGGAGCCGGCATGCCCAACCTGACCGGCCTCGGGCTCGGCGGGACGATGGCGCAGGACCGGCAGAACGCCTTCCTCAACGCGGCCGTCGATCGCCGCACAACCGCGACCGATCGTGTCATGGCGCCGGCGTCGCCCTTCGTGCTCCAGGCCGGCGCGGTCATTCCGGCCGCGCTGATCACCGGCATCCGCTCAGACCTTCCGGGGCAGATCACGGCGCAGGTCACGGAATCGATCTACGACAGCCCGACCGGCCGAATCCTGCTCGTGCCCCAGGGCACGCGCATCATCGGCCAGTACGACAACTCCGTGCAGTTCGGCCAGCGCCGCGTGCTGCTCGTCTGGAACCGGCTGATCTTCCCCAATGGCCGCTCGATCGTGCTGGAGCGCCAGCCCGGCGCCGACACGCAGGGCTATGCCGGGCTCGAGGACGGCGTCGACTACCACTGGTGGGACCTCGCCAAGGCGGCAGGCCTCTCGACGCTGCTCGCGGTCGGGGCCGAACTCGCGACGAGCGACGAGGACCGCCTGATCCGCGCGATCCGCGACGGCTCGCAGGACACCATCAATCAGGCCGGACAGCAGATCATCCAGCGCCAGTTGCAGGTGCTGCCGACGCTGACCATCCGACCCGGCTTCCCGGTCAGGGTCATCGTCACCAGAGATTTAGTGCTCGAACCATACCGGGGGTGA
- the trbG gene encoding P-type conjugative transfer protein TrbG, producing MTPYARNAGKPAFRKSVISALLVSTAMLGGCASAKKPPEISYDSDVPPLPDVPAAVTDTTPKPVHVPPAWSVSRGGNAASTPTARVENANLAARVEPRREGYYNAIQVYPWSEGALYQIYASPGQITNIALEPGESLTGAGPIAAGDTARWIIGDTESGSGVTRRVHVLVKPSRADISTNLVITTDRRTYMVELRSREKPYMPSVAWSYPRPRGGSGQAIPATPIIPAVTTRNYRYGLASGDNPPWKPVSVYDDGRRVYIEFPRGIVQGEMPPIFVIGPEGEAQIANTRVHQNILIVDRLFGAAELRLGSGKRQQTVRIERIDGSQRASNVRHDKGGQSS from the coding sequence ATGACGCCGTATGCCCGTAACGCCGGAAAGCCGGCTTTCCGTAAATCCGTGATCTCGGCTTTGCTGGTCTCGACCGCGATGCTCGGTGGATGCGCTTCGGCGAAGAAGCCGCCCGAGATCAGCTACGATTCCGACGTGCCGCCGCTTCCAGACGTGCCGGCCGCAGTGACCGACACGACGCCAAAGCCGGTCCACGTCCCACCGGCCTGGTCGGTCAGCCGCGGCGGCAACGCCGCGTCCACGCCGACCGCGCGCGTCGAGAACGCCAATCTCGCGGCTCGCGTGGAGCCACGCCGCGAGGGCTATTACAACGCCATTCAGGTCTATCCGTGGAGCGAAGGCGCGCTCTATCAGATCTACGCCTCGCCCGGACAGATCACAAACATCGCGCTGGAGCCCGGCGAGAGCCTGACCGGCGCCGGGCCGATCGCCGCCGGCGATACGGCGCGCTGGATCATCGGCGATACCGAGAGCGGATCGGGCGTGACGCGGCGCGTCCATGTGCTGGTGAAGCCGTCGCGCGCCGACATCTCCACCAATCTCGTCATCACCACCGACCGTCGCACCTACATGGTCGAGCTGCGCTCGCGCGAGAAACCCTACATGCCGTCCGTGGCCTGGTCCTATCCACGCCCGCGCGGAGGGTCGGGGCAGGCGATCCCCGCCACACCGATCATCCCGGCCGTGACGACGCGGAACTATCGCTATGGGCTCGCCTCTGGCGACAATCCGCCCTGGAAGCCGGTTTCGGTCTATGACGACGGCCGCCGCGTCTACATCGAGTTCCCGCGCGGCATCGTGCAGGGCGAGATGCCGCCGATCTTCGTGATCGGTCCGGAGGGCGAGGCGCAGATCGCCAACACCCGCGTCCACCAGAACATCCTGATCGTCGATCGGCTGTTCGGCGCGGCCGAGCTGCGCCTCGGCAGCGGCAAGCGCCAGCAGACGGTCCGCATCGAGCGCATCGACGGCTCCCAGCGCGCCTCGAACGTCCGGCACGACAAAGGAGGGCAATCGTCATGA
- the trbF gene encoding conjugal transfer protein TrbF: MNIFRRPVTHYGKTPEPETPYQKAGQSWDDRIGSARVQAKSWRYVAFGCLALSGGFAAALVVQSARGTVVPWIVQVDKLGQAQTVAPASADYRPTDPQIAWHLARFIEQVRSVPADPIIVRQNWLRAYEFTTDRGAAALNDYARVNDPFTKVGKQQVAVEVSSVIRASPESFRIAWIERRYENGQLSTTERWTAILTIVVQPPRDAERLKANPLGIYINAINWSREMGQ; this comes from the coding sequence ATGAACATCTTCAGGCGACCAGTCACCCATTACGGCAAGACCCCCGAACCCGAAACGCCCTACCAGAAGGCGGGCCAAAGTTGGGACGACCGCATCGGCTCCGCGCGCGTCCAGGCCAAGAGCTGGCGCTACGTGGCCTTCGGCTGCCTCGCGCTCTCGGGCGGCTTCGCCGCCGCGCTCGTCGTCCAGTCCGCGCGCGGCACCGTCGTTCCCTGGATCGTTCAGGTCGACAAGCTCGGGCAGGCTCAGACCGTCGCGCCGGCGAGCGCCGACTATCGCCCGACCGATCCGCAAATCGCGTGGCACCTCGCCCGCTTCATCGAGCAGGTCCGCTCGGTCCCGGCCGATCCGATCATCGTCCGGCAGAACTGGCTGCGCGCCTATGAATTTACCACGGACCGCGGCGCGGCGGCGCTCAACGACTATGCCCGCGTCAACGACCCCTTCACGAAGGTCGGCAAACAGCAGGTCGCCGTCGAGGTGTCGAGCGTCATCCGGGCGTCGCCGGAAAGTTTCCGCATCGCCTGGATCGAGCGCCGCTACGAGAACGGTCAGCTTTCGACCACCGAACGCTGGACCGCCATCCTCACCATCGTCGTCCAGCCGCCGCGCGACGCCGAGCGGCTCAAGGCCAATCCGCTCGGCATCTACATCAACGCCATCAACTGGTCGCGGGAGATGGGACAATGA
- the trbL gene encoding P-type conjugative transfer protein TrbL, translating to MGSTGVIDNFLSVFTSYIDSGFGLLGGEVAFIATTLIVIDVTLAALFWSWGADDDIMARLVKKTLFVGAFAYLISNWNSLAKIVFDSFAGLGLKGSGTSFSAADLLRPGKVAQTGLDAGRPLLDSISDLMGWIAFFENFIQIACMFFAWVLVILAFFILAIQLFVTLIEFKLSTLAGFVLIPFGLFGKTAFMAERVLGNVISSGIKVLVLAVIIGIGSTLFSQFTAGFGGQTPTIDQAMAIVLAALSLLGLGIFGPGIANGLVSGGPQLGAGAAVGTGLAVGGAALAAGGGAVLAAKGGALALSGGAAAARGGAAAAGAASSAYTLGSMGQSGASGVASGLGGVARAAGSAGVSPLRRGLARAAASLKSSHSGGFKGAFETTGGSSTMGTVGGGAAAANDASAAASASATPNTPPAWAQRMKRGQAVSHGVSAAAHAVRSGDSHGSGSSVNLSESDRS from the coding sequence ATGGGCAGCACCGGCGTCATCGACAATTTCCTCTCGGTCTTCACCTCCTACATCGACTCGGGCTTCGGCCTGCTCGGCGGCGAGGTGGCGTTTATTGCGACCACGCTCATCGTCATCGACGTGACGCTCGCGGCCCTGTTCTGGAGTTGGGGCGCAGACGACGATATCATGGCGCGGCTTGTGAAGAAGACGCTGTTCGTCGGTGCATTTGCCTACCTGATTTCCAATTGGAATTCGCTCGCGAAGATCGTCTTCGACTCCTTCGCCGGCCTCGGGCTCAAGGGATCGGGCACCAGCTTCAGCGCCGCCGACCTGCTGCGCCCCGGCAAGGTCGCTCAGACCGGGCTCGACGCTGGCCGGCCGCTGCTCGATTCCATCTCCGATCTCATGGGCTGGATCGCGTTCTTCGAGAACTTCATCCAGATCGCGTGCATGTTCTTCGCCTGGGTGCTGGTCATCCTTGCCTTCTTCATCCTCGCCATCCAGCTCTTCGTGACGCTGATCGAGTTCAAGCTGAGCACCCTCGCAGGCTTCGTGCTGATCCCGTTCGGCCTGTTCGGCAAGACGGCGTTCATGGCTGAACGCGTGCTCGGCAACGTGATCTCGTCGGGCATCAAGGTGCTCGTCCTCGCCGTCATCATCGGCATCGGCTCGACGTTGTTCTCGCAGTTCACCGCCGGCTTCGGCGGCCAGACCCCGACCATCGACCAGGCCATGGCGATCGTCCTCGCCGCGCTCTCCTTGCTCGGCCTCGGCATCTTCGGCCCTGGCATCGCCAATGGCCTCGTCTCCGGCGGGCCGCAGCTCGGCGCGGGCGCCGCCGTGGGCACCGGCCTCGCGGTCGGAGGCGCGGCGCTCGCCGCAGGCGGCGGCGCGGTGCTGGCCGCCAAGGGTGGAGCCCTTGCCCTGTCAGGCGGTGCGGCCGCCGCTCGTGGCGGAGCCGCCGCGGCCGGCGCCGCATCGTCCGCCTACACGCTCGGCTCCATGGGGCAGTCCGGCGCGTCCGGCGTCGCTTCCGGCCTTGGGGGCGTCGCGCGCGCCGCGGGCTCGGCCGGGGTCTCGCCGCTTCGACGCGGGCTCGCCCGCGCCGCCGCGAGCCTCAAGTCGAGCCATTCGGGCGGCTTCAAGGGCGCCTTCGAGACGACGGGCGGCTCCTCGACCATGGGCACGGTCGGCGGCGGCGCGGCCGCCGCCAATGACGCCTCGGCCGCTGCGTCCGCCTCCGCAACCCCGAACACGCCGCCGGCCTGGGCGCAGCGCATGAAGCGCGGCCAGGCCGTCAGCCACGGCGTCTCGGCGGCCGCGCATGCGGTCCGCTCCGGCGACAGCCACGGCTCCGGCTCCTCCGTCAATCTCTCCGAAAGCGACCGCTCATGA
- the trbK-alt gene encoding putative entry exclusion protein TrbK-alt, with amino-acid sequence MDGKMLARLGAVVFVAVAITATAIELTRKEEEPTPKPARAVERSTDPLRNEQRRCQQLGEAAGKDAGCLRVWAETRDRFLGRAQQPVAPAANDER; translated from the coding sequence ATGGACGGCAAGATGCTGGCCCGGCTGGGTGCCGTCGTCTTCGTGGCCGTCGCGATCACCGCGACGGCCATCGAACTGACCCGGAAAGAAGAGGAGCCGACGCCCAAACCGGCGCGCGCCGTCGAACGGTCGACCGATCCGCTCCGAAACGAGCAGCGCCGGTGCCAGCAGCTCGGCGAGGCGGCCGGTAAGGACGCCGGATGCCTGCGCGTCTGGGCCGAGACCCGTGACCGCTTTCTCGGCCGCGCGCAGCAGCCGGTAGCGCCCGCAGCCAATGACGAACGGTGA
- the trbJ gene encoding P-type conjugative transfer protein TrbJ has translation MTRNPPRLAMTLLAATMLSAPLAVAPVLTTPAHAWRIVYDPTNYAQNVLQAARALEQITNQITSLQNEAQMLINQAKNLASLPFSSLQQLQQSVQRTQQLLSQAQNIAFDVGKIDQAFNTQYGNASMTATQQQLVADAKSRWQNTVGGLQDAMRVQATVVGNIDTNRTQMSALVGQSQGATGALQATQAGNQLLALQAQQLADLTAVIAANGRAQALTEAERSAAAEQGREQRRRFLTPGSGYQPGGAKMFNGN, from the coding sequence ATGACCCGCAATCCGCCCCGCCTTGCCATGACGCTGCTCGCCGCCACCATGCTGTCGGCGCCGCTCGCCGTCGCGCCAGTCCTGACCACGCCGGCGCATGCGTGGAGGATCGTCTACGACCCGACCAACTATGCGCAGAACGTCCTTCAGGCCGCCCGCGCGCTGGAGCAGATCACCAACCAGATCACCTCGCTCCAGAATGAGGCGCAGATGCTCATCAACCAGGCGAAGAACCTGGCTAGCCTGCCGTTCTCCTCGCTCCAGCAGCTTCAGCAGTCCGTGCAGCGCACGCAGCAGCTCTTGAGCCAGGCGCAGAACATCGCGTTCGACGTCGGGAAGATCGATCAGGCGTTCAACACGCAGTACGGCAACGCCTCCATGACGGCGACGCAGCAGCAGCTCGTCGCCGACGCCAAGAGCCGCTGGCAGAACACGGTCGGCGGTCTGCAGGACGCCATGCGCGTGCAGGCCACCGTGGTCGGCAACATCGACACCAACCGCACGCAGATGTCGGCGCTGGTCGGGCAGAGCCAAGGCGCGACCGGTGCGCTTCAGGCGACGCAGGCGGGCAACCAGCTCCTCGCCCTCCAGGCGCAGCAGCTCGCCGACCTCACCGCCGTCATTGCCGCGAACGGCCGCGCGCAGGCGCTCACCGAGGCCGAGCGCTCAGCGGCGGCCGAACAGGGCCGCGAGCAGCGCCGCCGCTTCCTGACGCCCGGCTCCGGCTACCAGCCGGGCGGCGCGAAAATGTTCAACGGCAACTGA
- the trbE gene encoding conjugal transfer protein TrbE yields the protein MMNLAEYRRASARLADYLPWAALVGAGVVLNKDGSFQRTAKFRGPDLDSAVAAELVAVAGRLNNAFRRLGSGWAIFVEAQRSEAATYPDSRFPDAASALVDSERKADFEEEGQHFVSGYFLTILYMPPAEEAARTEAWLYEGRERSGIDPHEALRAFTDRTDRVLALLDGFMPECAWLDDGETLTYLHSTISTNRHRVRVPETPMYLDALLADQPLTGGLEPRLGEQHLRILTIVGFPTATTPGILDELNRLAFPYRWSTRAILLDKTDAIRLLTKIRRQWFAKRKSIAAILKEVMTNEQSVLVDTDAANKAQDADLALQELGQDFAGEAYVTATVTVWDADARTADEKLRLVEKVIQGRDFTCMPETINAVDAWLGSLPGHVYGNVRQPPVNTLNLAHMIPLSAVWAGPERDEHFGAPPLLYGRTEGSTPFRFSLHVGDVGHTLVVGPTGAGKSVLLALMSLQFRRYPRSQVFAFDFGGSIRASALAMGGDWHDLGGDLTDGAEGSVSLQPLARVHEVPERAWAADWIVAILLREGVQITPEVKEHLWTALTSLASAPLEERTITGLTVLLQSNDLKQALRPYCVGGPYGRLLDAESEHLGSASVQAFEIEGLVGTGSAPAVLAYLFHRIGDRLDGRPTLLIIDEGWLALDDEGFSGQLREWLKTLRKRNASVVFATQSLSDIDNSSIAPAIIESCLTRVMLPNERAVEPQITAIYRRFGLNDRQIELIARATPKRDYYCQSRRGNRMFELGLSEVGLALCAASSKSDQTLISRIFAEHGRDGFLAAWLDARDAAWAADLIPDLINIEPQPEQET from the coding sequence ATGATGAACCTTGCAGAATACCGCCGCGCCTCCGCTCGTCTCGCCGACTATCTGCCCTGGGCGGCTTTGGTCGGCGCCGGTGTCGTCCTCAACAAGGACGGCTCGTTTCAGCGCACGGCGAAGTTTCGCGGTCCCGATCTCGATTCCGCCGTCGCGGCCGAGCTGGTCGCCGTCGCCGGGCGCCTCAACAACGCTTTCCGTCGCCTCGGCTCCGGCTGGGCGATCTTCGTCGAGGCGCAGCGCTCCGAGGCCGCGACCTATCCCGACAGCCGCTTTCCCGATGCGGCCTCGGCGCTCGTCGATTCCGAGCGCAAGGCCGATTTCGAGGAAGAGGGCCAGCACTTCGTTTCCGGCTACTTCCTGACCATCCTCTATATGCCGCCGGCCGAGGAGGCCGCCCGCACCGAGGCTTGGCTCTACGAGGGCCGCGAGCGTTCCGGCATCGATCCGCATGAGGCGCTACGCGCCTTCACCGATCGCACCGATCGCGTGCTCGCACTGCTCGACGGTTTCATGCCGGAATGCGCCTGGCTCGATGACGGCGAGACGCTCACCTATCTGCATTCGACCATCTCGACCAACCGGCATCGCGTCCGCGTTCCCGAGACGCCGATGTATCTCGACGCGCTGCTCGCCGACCAGCCGCTCACCGGCGGGCTGGAGCCGCGCCTGGGCGAGCAGCATCTGCGCATCCTCACCATCGTCGGCTTCCCGACCGCGACCACGCCCGGCATTCTCGACGAGCTGAACCGGCTCGCCTTTCCCTATCGCTGGTCGACGCGCGCCATCCTCCTCGACAAGACCGACGCGATCCGCCTGCTGACCAAGATCAGGAGGCAGTGGTTCGCCAAGCGCAAGAGCATCGCCGCGATCCTGAAGGAGGTGATGACCAACGAGCAATCCGTGCTCGTCGACACCGACGCCGCGAACAAGGCGCAGGACGCGGATCTCGCGCTTCAGGAACTCGGCCAGGACTTCGCCGGCGAGGCCTATGTCACCGCGACCGTGACCGTCTGGGACGCCGATGCCCGTACGGCCGACGAGAAGCTGCGTCTGGTCGAGAAGGTCATCCAGGGGCGCGACTTCACCTGCATGCCCGAGACCATCAACGCCGTCGACGCATGGCTCGGCAGCCTACCGGGCCATGTCTACGGCAATGTCCGGCAACCGCCGGTCAACACCCTCAACCTTGCCCACATGATTCCGCTCAGCGCCGTGTGGGCCGGGCCGGAACGGGACGAGCATTTCGGCGCGCCCCCGCTGCTTTACGGCAGGACCGAAGGCTCGACCCCGTTCCGGTTTTCTTTGCACGTCGGCGATGTCGGCCACACGCTGGTCGTCGGGCCGACCGGCGCGGGCAAGTCTGTCTTGCTTGCCCTCATGTCCTTGCAGTTCCGCCGTTACCCGCGTTCGCAGGTCTTCGCCTTCGATTTCGGGGGCTCGATCAGGGCGTCCGCGCTCGCCATGGGCGGCGACTGGCATGATCTCGGCGGCGACCTGACCGATGGCGCGGAGGGCTCGGTCTCCCTCCAGCCGCTCGCCCGCGTCCATGAGGTGCCCGAACGCGCCTGGGCGGCCGACTGGATCGTCGCGATCCTCCTGCGCGAGGGCGTGCAGATCACGCCCGAGGTCAAGGAGCATCTCTGGACCGCGCTGACCTCGCTCGCTTCCGCGCCGCTCGAGGAGCGGACAATCACCGGCCTGACCGTGCTGCTCCAGTCGAACGACCTCAAGCAGGCGCTGCGACCCTATTGCGTCGGCGGTCCCTACGGCCGGCTGCTCGACGCCGAATCCGAGCATCTCGGCTCAGCGTCCGTGCAGGCCTTCGAGATCGAGGGGCTCGTCGGGACCGGCTCGGCGCCGGCCGTGCTCGCCTATCTCTTCCACCGCATCGGCGACCGGCTCGACGGGCGTCCGACGCTGCTCATCATCGACGAAGGCTGGCTTGCGCTGGACGACGAGGGCTTCTCCGGCCAGCTCAGGGAATGGCTCAAGACGCTGAGGAAGCGAAACGCAAGCGTCGTCTTCGCCACGCAGTCGCTCTCCGACATCGACAACAGCAGCATCGCGCCGGCGATCATCGAAAGCTGCCTGACCCGCGTGATGCTCCCGAACGAGCGCGCCGTGGAGCCCCAGATCACGGCAATCTATCGGCGCTTCGGCCTCAACGACCGGCAGATCGAGCTGATCGCCCGCGCCACGCCGAAGCGTGACTACTACTGCCAGTCGCGGCGCGGCAACCGCATGTTCGAACTCGGCCTGTCGGAAGTCGGGCTCGCGCTCTGCGCTGCCTCCTCGAAATCCGACCAGACGCTGATCTCCCGCATCTTCGCCGAGCACGGCCGCGACGGCTTCCTCGCCGCCTGGCTCGACGCGCGGGACGCCGCCTGGGCGGCCGACCTCATCCCAGACCTCATCAACATCGAACCGCAACCCGAACAGGAGACGTGA
- a CDS encoding VirB3 family type IV secretion system protein — MAAGFEQLDAVPGFSVPVHRALTEHILLGGAPRSIAIMNGTIAGAVGLGLRLWLVGLAIWAIGHFVAVWAARRDPLFVEVGRRHLRIPGHLAV, encoded by the coding sequence ATGGCGGCCGGCTTCGAACAACTCGACGCCGTGCCGGGATTCTCCGTGCCGGTCCATCGCGCGCTGACCGAGCACATCCTGCTCGGCGGCGCGCCGCGCTCCATCGCCATCATGAACGGCACGATCGCCGGAGCCGTGGGTCTCGGCTTGCGCCTCTGGCTGGTCGGCCTCGCGATCTGGGCGATCGGCCACTTCGTGGCGGTATGGGCGGCTCGGCGCGATCCGCTCTTCGTGGAGGTCGGTCGCCGGCATCTGCGCATCCCCGGCCATCTTGCGGTGTGA
- the trbB gene encoding P-type conjugative transfer ATPase TrbB: MLRTALGPAIARFLEDPAIVEVMLNPDGRLWIDRLSEGLADTGERLSAADGERIVRLVAHHVGAEVHAGAPRVSAELPETGERFEGLLPPVVAAPAFAIRKPAVAVFTLDDYAASGIMSAEQAAVLRNAVLARSNILVAGGTSTGKTTLTNALLAEVAKGTDRVVIIEDTRELQCAAPNLVAMRTKDGVATLSDLVRSSLRLRPDRIPIGEVRGAEALDLLKAWGTGHPGGIGTIHAGTAIGALRRLEQLIQEAVVTVPRALIAETIDLVAVLAGRGSGRRLAQLARVEGLGPDGDYHVIPAIQPPTGEP; encoded by the coding sequence ATGCTCCGTACCGCGCTCGGACCCGCGATCGCCCGGTTTCTTGAGGACCCCGCGATCGTCGAGGTGATGCTCAACCCCGATGGGCGGCTCTGGATCGACCGGCTGTCCGAGGGACTGGCCGATACGGGAGAGCGGCTGTCGGCGGCCGATGGCGAACGCATCGTGCGCCTCGTCGCCCATCATGTCGGCGCGGAGGTGCATGCCGGCGCGCCGCGCGTCTCGGCCGAGCTGCCGGAGACCGGCGAGCGCTTCGAAGGATTGCTGCCGCCCGTCGTCGCCGCGCCTGCCTTCGCCATCCGCAAGCCCGCCGTCGCCGTCTTCACCCTCGACGACTATGCCGCCTCCGGCATCATGAGCGCCGAGCAGGCGGCCGTGCTGCGAAACGCCGTCCTGGCGCGCTCCAACATCCTCGTCGCCGGCGGCACCTCGACCGGCAAGACCACGCTGACCAACGCGCTGCTCGCCGAGGTCGCGAAGGGCACGGATCGCGTCGTCATCATCGAGGACACGCGCGAGCTTCAGTGCGCAGCGCCGAACCTCGTCGCCATGCGCACCAAGGACGGCGTGGCGACGCTCTCCGATCTCGTCCGGTCCTCGCTGCGCCTGCGTCCCGACCGCATTCCCATCGGCGAGGTGCGCGGCGCCGAGGCGCTCGACCTCCTCAAGGCCTGGGGCACCGGACATCCCGGCGGGATCGGGACCATCCATGCCGGCACGGCGATCGGTGCGCTGCGCCGTCTCGAACAGCTCATTCAGGAAGCCGTCGTCACCGTCCCGCGCGCCCTGATCGCCGAGACGATCGATCTCGTCGCCGTGCTCGCCGGCCGCGGTTCCGGCCGCCGCCTCGCGCAGCTCGCCCGCGTCGAAGGGCTCGGCCCCGACGGCGACTACCACGTCATCCCCGCCATCCAGCCCCCGACAGGAGAACCTTGA
- a CDS encoding type II toxin-antitoxin system prevent-host-death family antitoxin produces the protein MPTVGSLEFQRKFGEFQHQAQREPVEITRHGRREFVLMSADHYDWLRAAAQRSHRTADASDVVIDAVERAEMDPEHAKLDELLK, from the coding sequence ATGCCGACAGTCGGCTCTCTCGAATTCCAGCGCAAGTTCGGCGAGTTCCAGCACCAGGCGCAGCGCGAGCCCGTGGAGATCACCCGGCACGGCCGCCGTGAGTTCGTCCTGATGTCCGCCGATCATTACGACTGGCTCCGCGCCGCCGCGCAGCGAAGCCACCGCACGGCCGACGCCTCGGACGTCGTGATCGACGCCGTGGAGCGGGCCGAGATGGACCCGGAACACGCCAAGCTCGACGAGCTGCTGAAGTAA